A window of Marinobacter salarius contains these coding sequences:
- the lpxC gene encoding UDP-3-O-acyl-N-acetylglucosamine deacetylase has protein sequence MIRQRTLKNTIRATGVGLHSGEKVYLTLKPAPVDSGIVFRRTDLDPVVEIRACAENVGETMLSTTLLKDGVRVATVEHLLSAMAGLGIDNCFVELSAAEVPIMDGSAGPFVFLLQSAGIAEQDAAKRFIRIKREVTVEEGDKKATLLPFEGFKVSFGIDFDHPVFKGRAQTATVDFSSTSFVKEVSRARTFGFMRDIEKLRAMNLALGGSVDNAIVVDDYKILNEDGLRYDDEFVKHKLLDAIGDLYQLGNSLIGEFRGIKSGHDLNNKLLRKLRAEEDAWEVVTFDDEAAAPISYMKPVLAAG, from the coding sequence ATGATCAGACAACGGACACTTAAGAACACCATCCGCGCCACCGGCGTTGGCTTGCACTCGGGGGAGAAAGTGTATCTGACCCTGAAGCCCGCTCCGGTGGACTCGGGGATCGTTTTTCGCCGTACCGATCTTGACCCTGTGGTTGAAATCCGTGCCTGCGCGGAAAACGTTGGTGAGACCATGCTTTCCACGACACTGCTGAAAGACGGTGTCCGGGTTGCAACAGTGGAGCATTTGTTGTCAGCCATGGCTGGTCTCGGGATTGATAACTGTTTCGTCGAGCTCAGCGCCGCGGAAGTGCCCATTATGGACGGCTCTGCCGGTCCGTTTGTGTTTCTTCTGCAGTCCGCCGGTATTGCCGAGCAGGACGCCGCCAAGCGTTTCATCCGCATCAAGCGCGAAGTAACGGTTGAAGAAGGTGACAAGAAGGCGACTCTGCTGCCTTTCGAAGGCTTCAAGGTCAGCTTCGGTATCGACTTTGACCACCCTGTCTTCAAGGGGCGCGCCCAGACCGCAACCGTTGACTTTTCCAGCACGTCGTTTGTGAAGGAAGTCAGCCGCGCACGGACGTTTGGTTTCATGCGTGATATTGAAAAGTTGCGTGCGATGAACCTGGCGTTGGGCGGAAGCGTTGACAATGCCATCGTCGTTGACGATTACAAAATCCTCAACGAAGACGGTCTGCGTTACGACGACGAATTCGTCAAGCACAAGCTGCTGGATGCCATCGGTGACCTCTACCAGTTGGGCAACAGCCTGATTGGCGAGTTCCGTGGTATTAAATCCGGCCACGACCTGAACAACAAGCTGCTGCGCAAGCTCAGGGCAGAAGAGGATGCGTGGGAAGTGGTGACCTTCGACGACGAGGCCGCTGCCCCGATTTCCTACATGAAACCTGTGCTGGCGGCGGGCTGA
- the ftsZ gene encoding cell division protein FtsZ — MFELVDNVQQNAVIKVVGVGGGGGNAVRHMLNSDVEGVEFICANTDAQALTDLDARQIIQLGGNITKGLGAGANPEVGRQSALEDRDRIAESLKGADMVFITAGMGGGTGTGAAPVVAEVAREMGILTVAVVTKPFMFEGGKRMSVAEAGLKELEETVDSLITIPNEKLLAVMGKKTSLLDAFGSANDVLLGAVQGIADLITRNGMINVDFADVKTVMSEMGNAMMGTARATGENRAREAAEAAVRSPLLEDINLQGAKGILVNITAGMDLNLGEFSEVGDIVREFASDSATVVVGTVIDPEMTDELKVTVVATGLGGDREKPTKVVDNTRSLDGTTDYNQLDRPAVLRRRAVAHGNVAIDQSKDSEEQGVDYLDIPAFLRRQAD; from the coding sequence ATGTTTGAACTCGTCGATAATGTCCAGCAAAACGCTGTCATTAAAGTAGTAGGCGTTGGCGGTGGTGGCGGCAATGCCGTTCGCCACATGCTCAACAGTGATGTCGAGGGTGTAGAGTTCATCTGCGCCAATACCGACGCCCAGGCCCTGACCGACCTGGACGCACGTCAGATCATCCAGCTTGGTGGCAATATCACCAAAGGGCTGGGTGCCGGCGCCAACCCGGAAGTAGGGCGTCAGTCCGCTTTGGAAGATCGTGACCGCATTGCCGAGTCACTGAAAGGCGCCGACATGGTGTTCATTACCGCCGGCATGGGCGGCGGAACCGGCACCGGTGCCGCGCCGGTTGTGGCTGAAGTGGCCCGGGAAATGGGTATCCTGACCGTTGCCGTTGTCACCAAGCCATTCATGTTTGAAGGCGGCAAGCGCATGAGTGTGGCGGAAGCCGGCCTCAAAGAGCTGGAGGAAACCGTTGACTCGCTGATCACCATCCCCAACGAAAAGTTGTTGGCGGTGATGGGTAAGAAAACCAGCCTGCTGGATGCATTTGGCTCGGCGAACGATGTTCTGCTGGGGGCGGTTCAGGGTATTGCTGACCTGATTACCCGCAACGGTATGATCAACGTGGATTTCGCCGACGTAAAAACGGTTATGTCCGAGATGGGCAATGCCATGATGGGTACCGCGCGTGCCACTGGCGAGAATCGTGCACGCGAAGCTGCAGAAGCCGCTGTGCGCAGCCCGCTTCTGGAAGACATCAACCTGCAGGGCGCCAAGGGTATCCTGGTCAACATCACAGCAGGTATGGACCTCAATCTGGGAGAATTCTCTGAGGTTGGTGACATTGTTCGTGAATTCGCCTCGGATTCCGCCACGGTGGTCGTGGGTACCGTGATTGATCCGGAAATGACTGACGAACTCAAGGTGACGGTGGTTGCGACCGGCCTGGGCGGCGACCGCGAGAAGCCGACCAAGGTAGTGGATAACACCCGTAGCCTGGATGGCACAACGGATTACAACCAACTTGACCGTCCGGCCGTTCTGCGTCGTCGTGCCGTGGCTCACGGTAATGTGGCGATTGATCAGAGCAAGGACAGCGAGGAGCAGGGAGTCGACTATCTCGATATTCCCGCATTCCTTCGCCGTCAGGCTGACTGA
- the ftsA gene encoding cell division protein FtsA: MSSDETENMIVGLDIGTSKVVAIVGKRKMDGTIEVVGIGSHPSRGLKRGVVVNIETTVQAIQRAVEEAELMAGCRIHSVYAGIAGSHIKSLNSHGIVAIRDREVTQADIDRVIDAAQAVAIPADQKILHILPQEFVIDSQEGIKEPMGMSGVRLEAKVHLVTCAVNAAQNIEKCVKRCGLEVDDIILEQLASSHAILTEDEKELGVCVVDIGGGTTDIAVFTGGAIRHTAVIPIAGDQVTNDIAMALRTPTQNAEEIKIKYACALTQLAGADETIKVPSVGDRAPRDLSRQALAEVVEPRYEELFTLVQSELRRSGFEDLIPAGIVITGGSSTMEGVVELAEEIFHMPVRLACPQAVSGMTEVVNNPIYATGVGLLIHGFRQMDLGRAPALKGEDAPTLFERMKAWFTGHF; the protein is encoded by the coding sequence ATGTCATCGGATGAAACGGAAAACATGATTGTCGGCCTCGATATCGGAACCTCGAAAGTGGTTGCGATCGTCGGCAAGCGCAAAATGGATGGGACCATTGAAGTGGTGGGTATCGGTTCCCACCCTTCCCGCGGGCTCAAACGTGGTGTGGTCGTCAATATCGAAACCACGGTCCAGGCGATACAGCGTGCGGTGGAAGAAGCCGAACTGATGGCGGGTTGCCGGATTCACTCGGTCTACGCGGGCATTGCCGGCAGCCATATCAAGAGCCTCAACTCCCACGGCATTGTAGCGATCCGTGATCGGGAGGTGACCCAGGCTGACATTGACCGGGTGATTGACGCCGCCCAGGCGGTGGCGATTCCGGCGGACCAGAAGATCCTTCACATACTGCCGCAGGAGTTCGTGATCGACAGCCAGGAGGGCATCAAGGAGCCCATGGGGATGTCCGGCGTTCGCCTGGAGGCCAAGGTTCACCTCGTCACCTGTGCGGTGAACGCCGCTCAGAACATCGAGAAGTGCGTGAAACGCTGCGGTCTGGAAGTGGATGACATCATCCTGGAGCAGTTGGCCTCCAGTCACGCCATCCTCACCGAGGATGAAAAGGAACTGGGTGTCTGCGTGGTTGATATTGGCGGTGGTACCACCGATATCGCTGTGTTCACCGGTGGCGCCATTCGGCACACGGCGGTCATTCCTATTGCTGGTGATCAGGTCACCAACGACATTGCCATGGCCCTGCGAACACCCACGCAGAATGCCGAGGAAATCAAGATCAAATACGCCTGCGCCTTGACTCAGCTGGCCGGCGCGGATGAAACCATCAAGGTGCCCAGTGTGGGCGACCGGGCGCCACGGGATCTGTCCCGTCAGGCGCTCGCCGAGGTGGTGGAGCCGCGTTACGAAGAGCTGTTCACCCTGGTGCAGTCTGAACTTCGTCGTTCGGGATTCGAAGACCTGATCCCGGCCGGCATCGTGATTACCGGCGGTTCCTCCACCATGGAAGGCGTGGTGGAACTGGCGGAGGAAATCTTCCACATGCCGGTAAGGCTGGCCTGTCCGCAGGCGGTCTCCGGCATGACGGAGGTGGTTAACAACCCCATCTACGCCACGGGCGTTGGGTTGTTGATCCATGGCTTCCGCCAGATGGATCTGGGGCGGGCGCCGGCGCTTAAGGGTGAAGATGCACCCACGCTGTTTGAGCGCATGAAAGCCTGGTTTACCGGTCATTTCTGA
- a CDS encoding cell division protein FtsQ/DivIB, translating to MLEKLLIRSRAVPSDPPKRRGATSLGPERDRFGLLRAVLSAVPWGQALMGAGIVLLAALVPWGTSEVLSAMDRQVMAIDVKGELVGENRTALERSAGKWIGRSFFATDLSDIKESLEQRPWVESAAVKRVWPDRLQIDVREKKPLAYWNSNRLVSRNGELFAPPNPEVAGRLPRLAGPDERVKEVIDMARTMSDTLTGHNLGFAGLSLEQRGAWTLTLANGIEVVLGRDQVEARFERFVTVYQERLASRSDEVRRVDARYSNGVAVQWKPSETASRTKS from the coding sequence ATGCTTGAAAAGCTGCTGATCCGGAGCCGGGCGGTACCGTCCGACCCACCGAAGCGCAGGGGAGCTACCTCTCTTGGGCCTGAGCGGGACCGGTTTGGTTTGCTGAGAGCTGTATTGTCCGCCGTGCCCTGGGGGCAGGCGCTCATGGGAGCGGGTATTGTCCTGCTGGCGGCATTGGTTCCCTGGGGAACCAGCGAGGTGCTGAGCGCCATGGATCGTCAGGTCATGGCCATCGACGTGAAGGGCGAACTGGTGGGTGAAAACCGTACAGCGCTGGAGCGCAGTGCGGGCAAGTGGATAGGGCGGAGTTTCTTTGCCACCGATCTCTCTGACATCAAGGAGAGCCTGGAGCAGCGCCCATGGGTGGAGTCTGCAGCGGTCAAGCGCGTATGGCCGGACCGGCTGCAGATCGACGTTCGTGAGAAAAAGCCACTGGCGTACTGGAACAGCAACCGGCTGGTGAGCCGCAACGGAGAACTGTTTGCGCCGCCTAACCCCGAAGTGGCCGGGCGACTGCCTCGGCTGGCTGGCCCGGATGAGCGTGTGAAGGAAGTGATTGATATGGCAAGGACCATGTCGGATACGCTCACCGGTCATAATCTCGGGTTTGCCGGGTTGAGTCTTGAACAGCGCGGTGCCTGGACGCTGACCCTTGCCAACGGTATCGAAGTGGTTCTGGGCAGGGACCAGGTTGAGGCGCGTTTTGAACGCTTTGTCACGGTTTATCAGGAACGGCTGGCGTCGCGTTCAGACGAAGTCAGACGGGTGGATGCCCGCTACAGCAATGGGGTGGCGGTTCAATGGAAGCCGTCAGAAACGGCCTCGCGGACGAAATCATAG
- a CDS encoding D-alanine--D-alanine ligase has translation MSEMARTVDSQGYQADPETLKALGRVAVFMGGDSAEREVSLKSGQAVLSALVSAGVDAYAVDVRGCLLKTVEEPEFDRVFIALHGRGGEDGTIQAILSQAGIPFTGSDVLASALAMDKLRSKYVFEGCGLPTPKFRAMGSVEEAGSLVQSLSLPLSVKPSREGSSIGIRKVNSEQELVEAYTQAAALDPLVLVEEWIEGPEFTVSLLQDQALPAIGLSTDHVFYDYDAKYLADDTRYQIPCGLDPDSELKLQHLALDAFRVLGCRTWGRVDIMQDRQGEFWILEVNTVPGMTDHSLVPMSARAAGISFEELVVRILMDTLEAGDA, from the coding sequence ATGAGTGAGATGGCCAGGACTGTCGATTCACAAGGTTATCAGGCCGATCCAGAGACGCTGAAGGCACTGGGACGGGTGGCTGTCTTTATGGGCGGTGATTCCGCCGAGCGTGAAGTGTCACTGAAAAGCGGACAGGCAGTACTGTCGGCACTGGTATCCGCCGGAGTCGACGCCTATGCCGTGGATGTACGCGGTTGTTTGCTGAAAACCGTGGAAGAGCCCGAGTTTGATCGGGTTTTCATTGCCCTGCACGGGCGCGGCGGGGAAGACGGCACGATTCAGGCCATCCTGTCCCAGGCTGGTATTCCCTTTACGGGAAGTGACGTTCTGGCCTCTGCGCTGGCCATGGACAAGCTGCGCAGCAAATACGTGTTTGAAGGCTGCGGACTGCCAACTCCGAAATTCCGTGCCATGGGGTCCGTGGAGGAAGCCGGCAGCCTAGTACAGTCGCTGTCGTTGCCGCTGAGCGTAAAACCCTCGCGGGAAGGCTCCAGCATTGGCATTCGCAAGGTGAACAGTGAACAGGAGCTGGTTGAAGCATATACGCAGGCGGCCGCGCTGGACCCTCTGGTTCTCGTCGAAGAATGGATTGAAGGCCCCGAATTTACCGTCAGCCTTCTGCAGGATCAGGCGCTGCCGGCCATTGGCTTGAGTACAGACCACGTTTTCTATGACTACGACGCCAAGTACCTGGCCGACGACACCCGCTACCAGATCCCCTGCGGGCTGGACCCGGACAGCGAGCTGAAGCTCCAGCATCTGGCATTGGATGCGTTCAGGGTGCTCGGCTGCCGAACCTGGGGCCGGGTAGACATAATGCAGGACCGCCAGGGTGAGTTCTGGATTCTGGAAGTGAACACAGTCCCTGGAATGACTGACCACAGTCTGGTGCCCATGTCGGCTAGGGCGGCCGGTATCAGTTTCGAGGAACTGGTGGTGAGGATCCTCATGGACACCTTGGAGGCAGGCGATGCTTGA
- the murC gene encoding UDP-N-acetylmuramate--L-alanine ligase, protein MAESTNPPLVYQVPEMRRIRNIHFVGIGGAGMSGIAEVLKNQGYDVSGSDIRESAVTDRLTGMGVEVFIGHREENSASADVVVVSSAVTGDNPEVSAARSRRVPIVPRAEMLAEIMRYRHGIAVAGTHGKTTTTSLIASVLGEAGLDPTFVIGGKLNSAGTNAQLGGSRYLVAEADESDASFLHLTPVISVVTNIEADHMDTYGGDVGRLKQTFVDFLHNLPFYGVAVMCVDDGFVQEIIPRISRAIITYGIDNPDADYRAENIESDGLRTRFVVRRPGGRSDLDVELKMPGRHNVLNALAAIAVATDEGVDDAAICRGLAGFAGVGRRFQVYGDYNTRKGIVTLIDDYGHHPTEVEAVIRAARDAWPDRRLVMLYQPHRYTRTRDLYEDFVRVLSEVDGLLLMDVYSAGEPAIPGADGRALCRSLRQRGSVEPLFVEENGEIEALLANTLQDGDLLITQGAGDIGGVAARLAAAGVIADE, encoded by the coding sequence ATGGCTGAATCCACAAATCCCCCGCTGGTCTATCAGGTGCCCGAGATGCGCCGTATCCGCAATATTCATTTTGTGGGGATTGGCGGTGCTGGCATGAGCGGTATTGCCGAGGTCCTGAAGAACCAGGGCTACGATGTGTCCGGCTCTGACATTCGTGAGAGTGCCGTGACAGACCGGCTGACCGGCATGGGCGTTGAGGTGTTCATCGGGCATCGTGAGGAGAACAGTGCCAGTGCTGACGTGGTTGTGGTGTCGTCTGCGGTAACGGGTGATAACCCGGAAGTATCGGCGGCTCGCAGCCGACGGGTGCCGATCGTGCCCCGTGCAGAAATGCTGGCGGAGATCATGCGCTATCGCCATGGCATTGCCGTGGCTGGCACTCACGGTAAAACCACCACCACCAGTCTGATTGCATCGGTTCTGGGAGAGGCTGGCCTGGATCCCACCTTTGTGATTGGTGGCAAGCTCAATAGCGCCGGAACCAACGCGCAGCTTGGCGGCTCCCGCTATCTGGTGGCTGAGGCCGATGAAAGCGATGCCTCATTCCTTCACCTGACGCCGGTGATCTCGGTGGTGACCAACATTGAAGCCGACCATATGGACACCTATGGCGGAGACGTTGGGCGCCTGAAACAGACATTCGTGGATTTCCTCCACAACTTGCCGTTTTACGGCGTTGCGGTGATGTGTGTGGATGACGGCTTTGTGCAGGAAATCATCCCCAGGATTTCCCGCGCCATCATTACCTATGGCATCGATAATCCGGATGCCGACTACCGGGCGGAAAACATTGAATCCGATGGCCTTCGGACTCGGTTTGTCGTTCGCCGCCCGGGTGGCCGTAGTGATTTGGACGTTGAACTGAAAATGCCCGGTCGCCACAACGTACTGAATGCCCTGGCGGCTATTGCAGTGGCCACTGATGAGGGCGTGGATGATGCCGCCATCTGTCGGGGCCTTGCAGGTTTTGCCGGGGTTGGACGCCGGTTCCAGGTCTACGGTGATTACAACACCCGCAAAGGCATTGTCACCTTGATTGATGACTATGGGCACCATCCCACGGAAGTGGAGGCCGTTATCCGGGCGGCCCGTGATGCCTGGCCGGATCGCAGGCTGGTCATGCTTTATCAGCCTCACCGCTACACCCGTACCCGGGATCTCTATGAGGATTTCGTCAGGGTACTCTCGGAAGTGGACGGGCTGTTGCTGATGGACGTGTATTCAGCGGGTGAGCCGGCGATACCGGGTGCGGATGGTCGTGCATTGTGTCGCAGCCTGCGGCAGCGAGGCAGCGTGGAGCCGCTTTTTGTGGAAGAAAACGGAGAGATCGAAGCCCTGCTTGCCAACACGTTACAGGACGGCGATCTGCTGATTACACAGGGCGCGGGTGATATAGGCGGAGTGGCTGCGCGACTGGCAGCCGCAGGAGTGATTGCGGATGAGTGA
- the murG gene encoding undecaprenyldiphospho-muramoylpentapeptide beta-N-acetylglucosaminyltransferase, translating into MTDKRRFLMMAGGTGGHVFPALATARQLQDKGHEVFWLGSRGGMEERLIGETDIPLSLIQVSGLRGKGRLALLMAPFRLMRALGQAFTIVRTIRPHCVIGMGGFVTGPGGLSAWLNRVPLVIHEQNAIAGMTNRILVRFAHTVLEAFPGSFGTTVVTRCTGNPVRQDLAELAEPDQRMSGRAGALRLLVVGGSLGAQVFNRTLPEALAQLPEAERPTVRHQCGEKNIEEAGDAYRDHGVDASVEPFIKDMAEAYGWADIVLCRSGALTVSELCVAGVGAVLVPFPHAVDDHQTRNAQQMVNAKGAILIPQPKLSADLLAETLTDLGKDRRRILDMAKAAKTLARPDATERVVNYCLEAANG; encoded by the coding sequence ATGACTGACAAACGGCGCTTTCTGATGATGGCCGGTGGCACCGGTGGCCATGTTTTCCCTGCCCTGGCAACGGCGAGACAGCTGCAGGACAAGGGGCATGAGGTTTTCTGGTTGGGTTCTCGTGGTGGTATGGAAGAGCGACTGATCGGCGAAACCGACATACCACTGTCGCTGATCCAGGTCTCCGGGCTGAGGGGCAAGGGTCGCCTGGCTTTGTTGATGGCGCCGTTCCGGCTGATGCGCGCTCTTGGCCAGGCCTTTACGATCGTTCGCACCATCCGCCCACATTGCGTCATCGGCATGGGTGGCTTTGTGACCGGTCCTGGCGGTCTCTCCGCCTGGCTGAATCGGGTGCCGCTGGTAATTCACGAGCAGAATGCCATTGCCGGAATGACCAACCGCATTCTGGTGCGCTTCGCTCATACCGTGTTGGAGGCCTTTCCCGGGAGCTTCGGCACGACTGTGGTAACCCGCTGTACCGGCAACCCGGTCAGGCAGGACCTGGCCGAGCTCGCCGAACCCGATCAGCGGATGTCCGGCCGGGCGGGTGCGCTGCGGTTACTGGTGGTGGGCGGCAGCCTTGGTGCCCAGGTGTTCAATCGCACGTTGCCGGAGGCACTGGCTCAGCTGCCGGAAGCTGAACGGCCAACGGTGCGCCATCAGTGTGGCGAGAAAAATATCGAGGAAGCCGGTGATGCCTACCGTGACCACGGCGTGGATGCATCGGTGGAGCCGTTTATCAAAGACATGGCAGAGGCCTACGGCTGGGCCGACATTGTGCTCTGCCGGTCTGGTGCGCTCACCGTTTCTGAGTTGTGTGTTGCCGGTGTGGGCGCCGTGCTGGTGCCGTTCCCCCATGCCGTGGACGACCACCAGACCCGGAACGCACAGCAAATGGTTAATGCGAAAGGCGCCATCCTGATCCCGCAGCCAAAGCTGTCGGCCGATCTGCTGGCGGAAACCCTGACCGATCTCGGCAAGGACCGCCGCCGGATTCTGGACATGGCGAAGGCCGCAAAGACGCTGGCTCGCCCCGATGCAACGGAGAGAGTCGTGAATTACTGTTTGGAGGCCGCAAATGGCTGA
- the ftsW gene encoding putative lipid II flippase FtsW, which yields MHADLSLTSHHGLFRDLRPLPLLIISSAALLVMGIVMISSASMDMAAETMGNSYHYVIRQLIFAGIGCVLALIAVNVPISWWERSGWLLLGVGLLSLLLVLTPLGRTVNGSTRWISFGLFNVQVSEIAKLCLIAYLAGYVVRRRDELLNTWPGFLKPLGVLGIASVLLVIEPDFGATVVLVAASAGMIFLSGVRLSRFMPLIGVLVVMGSVLVFTQPYRLKRVVSYLDPWKDQFDTGYQLTQSLIAFGRGDWAGTGLGNSVQKLFYLPEAHTDFIFAIIAEEFGLLGSLMVLGLFTVLVVTGFVIARRAEKAGMPFAACFSYGITLLIGLQAGINMAVSTGLLPTKGLTLPLVSYGGSSLMITAVCIGVLARVEMERLDREKLASEKSRKPAARGGAVYD from the coding sequence ATGCACGCTGACCTGTCCCTCACCAGTCATCACGGTTTGTTCCGTGATCTGCGCCCGCTGCCCCTACTGATCATCAGTTCCGCTGCGTTGCTGGTCATGGGCATTGTGATGATTTCTTCCGCCTCCATGGACATGGCGGCGGAAACCATGGGCAACAGTTACCACTATGTGATCCGTCAGCTCATTTTTGCCGGCATCGGCTGCGTCCTTGCGCTGATTGCCGTCAACGTGCCGATCTCCTGGTGGGAGCGCAGCGGGTGGCTGTTGCTCGGGGTCGGTTTGCTGTCACTGCTTCTGGTGCTGACGCCCCTCGGGCGTACGGTGAATGGCTCCACCCGCTGGATCTCGTTCGGGCTGTTCAATGTTCAGGTGTCGGAAATTGCCAAGCTTTGCCTGATTGCCTATCTGGCCGGCTACGTCGTGCGTCGTCGGGATGAGTTGCTAAACACCTGGCCTGGGTTCCTCAAGCCGTTGGGCGTGCTGGGTATTGCCTCGGTGCTGCTGGTTATCGAGCCGGACTTCGGCGCCACGGTGGTACTGGTTGCTGCATCAGCCGGCATGATTTTCCTGAGTGGCGTCCGGCTTAGCCGGTTTATGCCGCTGATTGGCGTGTTGGTGGTGATGGGCTCCGTGCTGGTATTCACCCAGCCCTACCGGTTGAAGCGGGTTGTGAGTTACCTCGACCCCTGGAAAGACCAGTTTGATACCGGCTACCAGCTAACCCAGTCGCTGATTGCGTTCGGTCGTGGCGACTGGGCGGGTACCGGGTTGGGGAATTCGGTACAGAAACTGTTCTATCTGCCGGAGGCCCACACCGACTTTATCTTCGCGATCATTGCGGAAGAATTCGGGCTGTTGGGGTCGCTGATGGTCCTGGGCCTGTTCACCGTATTGGTGGTGACCGGATTTGTGATTGCGAGAAGGGCCGAGAAAGCGGGCATGCCATTCGCCGCGTGCTTCTCCTATGGCATTACTTTGCTGATTGGCTTGCAGGCCGGTATCAATATGGCGGTCAGTACGGGCCTACTGCCTACCAAAGGGCTGACCTTGCCGCTTGTGAGCTATGGCGGTTCCAGCCTGATGATTACCGCTGTCTGCATTGGTGTGCTGGCACGGGTGGAGATGGAGAGGCTGGACCGCGAAAAACTGGCCAGCGAAAAGAGCCGTAAACCAGCGGCCAGGGGAGGTGCGGTTTATGACTGA
- the murD gene encoding UDP-N-acetylmuramoyl-L-alanine--D-glutamate ligase: protein MGVIVSDRRTLVVGLGKTGLSCVRYLCEKGRDVAVADSRLSPPGLDELRAEWPDLPVYLGEFDADLFAGFNELVVSPGISIAEPAIRGAADKGAVIRGDIDLFSEVADAPIIAITGSNGKTTVTTLVGEMARAAGRRVEVGGNIGTPALELLGRGADLYVLELSSFQLETTRELNALAATVLNVSDDHMDRYPDKMAYFQAKQRIFNGCQNAVVNLDDALSTPMARDNLRFLCFGFHRVNPDTFSTRDDDEGTWITFGFDNLLLAEELGLMGQHNISNVMAALALGHAAGLPMDVMLDTAKRFKGLPHRCEFVRRVSDVDYINDSKGTNVGATAAAIESLVPAGGKIVLIAGGEGKGADFSLLAEPVATHCRAVVLIGADAETIATALGNRVETVNAADIAGAVHTAKKLAQPGDRVLLSPACASFDMFRDYGDRGDRFRQQVEGL, encoded by the coding sequence ATGGGTGTCATCGTTTCAGATCGTCGAACGCTGGTTGTGGGGCTCGGTAAAACCGGGCTCTCCTGCGTGCGCTATCTGTGCGAAAAAGGCCGCGATGTTGCCGTGGCTGATAGCCGCCTGTCGCCGCCCGGCCTGGATGAGCTCAGGGCCGAATGGCCGGACCTGCCCGTGTACCTGGGGGAGTTCGATGCCGACCTGTTTGCCGGCTTTAACGAACTGGTGGTCAGCCCCGGGATCAGTATTGCCGAACCGGCCATTCGGGGGGCGGCCGACAAAGGGGCTGTCATTCGCGGTGACATTGACCTGTTCTCGGAGGTAGCGGACGCGCCGATCATCGCCATTACCGGTTCCAATGGTAAAACCACGGTTACCACCCTGGTCGGAGAGATGGCCAGGGCCGCTGGCCGCCGCGTGGAAGTCGGCGGCAATATCGGCACTCCGGCGCTGGAGCTGCTTGGTCGCGGTGCCGACCTCTATGTCCTGGAGTTATCGAGCTTCCAGCTCGAAACCACCCGGGAACTGAATGCCCTGGCGGCCACGGTGCTGAACGTCAGCGATGATCACATGGATCGCTACCCTGACAAGATGGCCTATTTCCAGGCCAAACAACGAATTTTCAACGGCTGCCAGAACGCCGTGGTCAATCTGGACGATGCCCTCAGCACGCCCATGGCCAGGGACAACCTCCGGTTCCTGTGTTTCGGTTTTCACCGTGTTAACCCGGATACGTTCAGTACCCGCGATGACGATGAAGGTACCTGGATTACCTTCGGCTTTGACAATCTGCTGTTGGCCGAGGAATTGGGCCTGATGGGCCAGCATAATATCAGCAATGTGATGGCGGCACTGGCACTTGGACACGCTGCCGGATTACCGATGGACGTGATGCTGGACACTGCCAAGCGTTTCAAGGGGCTTCCGCATCGGTGCGAATTCGTTCGGCGGGTGAGTGATGTCGACTACATCAATGACTCCAAGGGCACCAATGTGGGAGCGACGGCCGCCGCCATTGAAAGCCTGGTGCCAGCGGGTGGAAAGATCGTGCTGATTGCCGGTGGTGAAGGCAAGGGCGCTGATTTCTCATTGCTCGCTGAACCCGTGGCAACTCATTGTCGCGCGGTTGTACTGATCGGCGCTGATGCTGAGACCATCGCCACCGCCTTGGGTAATCGGGTGGAGACGGTCAACGCCGCTGACATCGCAGGCGCTGTCCATACGGCAAAAAAGCTGGCCCAACCGGGTGACCGGGTGCTGTTGTCACCTGCCTGCGCCAGTTTCGACATGTTCCGAGACTACGGGGATCGTGGCGATCGTTTCCGTCAACAGGTGGAGGGGCTGTGA